The Salvia splendens isolate huo1 chromosome 20, SspV2, whole genome shotgun sequence nucleotide sequence AGGTTTAACACTCTTTTGGGTTTTAAGTGTTGACTGCCActatagtttattttgtaatagGATAATGATTGGGGAAATTACCCGTTGATAGCTTCAAGAAAACGCAGCACGTTAGGACTCTGCCTCTCGCACAACAACTGCAACATTCaaaatttaattacttatatGAGACTTAGAAATGTGAAATCATGATTTGTTGAGAAAAAAACAAGGAACTAACTCTTCTGCAAGACTGGACAATATCCGATTCGGGTACATCAACACCACCACGAACTTCCTGTTGCACGCCATTGAAAAAGGTTCATATTtagcatattttttaaaacaaaatgaatcctttaatattttttaacaaaatgAATCCAGACAGACCTTGCTGAAGTAACGCATGAGCAACAGCTCCTTTACTATGCCACACATGCCACAAATGTAAAGCAAATTGGACATCCCCTGCAAACAGTTCGGCATTCTCGGTGAAACTAGTAATCTCTTTTATGTTTTCTAAATCATGTACCAGATTTTCTGCACAGTTAGAATATGAGCAAACAAGGAGAAACCAAAAAGTAGCAAACCTTGTTACATAACCACTCTGTCCAGGATGGTGATTTGCACAGAGGGGAAACAAGAATAAGACCCATGACACGTCGTGGGTGTGTTAGCTGCAATAAAGTGGCACATGATTTTGCTGGCCAGGACGAATGAACAGATATATGGATGCAACAGGTGAAGGAGAACGACTTACAGCAAAAAGGGTAAGAATGTAAGCTCCAGCTGTTACACCCAGGCACATAACCGAACCAAGCCTGGAGATAGATTGAGTGTGAGTTAGCTTGAAATCCTTGTAGACGATTAATATTTGACTTGGTACTCAGTAGGAGTGTAGGACAGGCAGGTACAATATTACTAAATCACTTGAATTACCCAAAATAGTCTAGGATTTCAGCAATCTGGTCGGCTAATTCATCAACAGTCAGTGAGGGCTCATCAGGGCCAGCAACATCAGCTCCTAACTGCAATAACTCTTGACAGAAGTGCCAGGTAAGACACAGCAAACTGAATGAAGGCAGTGTCAATGAAGCTGTACTACTTCATAAGTAACTAAAATAAATGATCAAGGAATTACGAGACCGACCTCATGGCCTGGGGGGCTGATGTGGTAGATACAGAAGTTATGGAGAAGGAGACAAAATGCTTCTGGACAAAAGAAAAGCCCTTGGAAACAGGACATATCTGTTTATTTGCATGCAGACAAAGAAGTCACATGTCAACTGCAAGTTTAGAGAATAAGCTGTAGGCTTTAGTAAATCACACTTTGCGCATATTAGAGAAATTGCTTCTAGATTGGATAATTCACAGTTGTAATTGAAAAACAAGATATAAAAGGCTAATAATGAACCAAAAGCATCTTGTAATATGTCAATCTAACTAAATAACATTCTGAAAAAGAAATATCATGTCAAAATTTAAGGCAAAAGTGGAAGCTTAAAAGCAGGCCGCCAAAGTGAATAGAGAAATACATTAGCAAGATTCCAGTCATCAATAAGAGTATTCAAAAGACAG carries:
- the LOC121782535 gene encoding protein NDL2-like isoform X3, whose translation is MSCFQGLFFCPEAFCLLLHNFCIYHISPPGHELLQLGADVAGPDEPSLTVDELADQIAEILDYFGLGSVMCLGVTAGAYILTLFALTHPRRVMGLILVSPLCKSPSWTEWLCNKGMSNLLYICGMCGIVKELLLMRYFSKEVRGGVDVPESDIVQSCRRLLCERQSPNVLRFLEAINGRLDISNSLRKLQCRSLIFVGENSPFHSEALHMTSKLDRRFSALVEVQACGSMVTEEQPDAMLIPLEYFLMGYGLFRPSHLSVSPRSPLSPTSIISPELFSPESMGLKLKPIKTRIPGQV
- the LOC121782535 gene encoding protein NDL2-like isoform X4, with product MSLLCLTWHFCQELLQLGADVAGPDEPSLTVDELADQIAEILDYFGLGSVMCLGVTAGAYILTLFALTHPRRVMGLILVSPLCKSPSWTEWLCNKGMSNLLYICGMCGIVKELLLMRYFSKEVRGGVDVPESDIVQSCRRLLCERQSPNVLRFLEAINGRLDISNSLRKLQCRSLIFVGENSPFHSEALHMTSKLDRRFSALVEVQACGSMVTEEQPDAMLIPLEYFLMGYGLFRPSHLSVSPRSPLSPTSIISPELFSPESMGLKLKPIKTRIPGQV
- the LOC121782535 gene encoding protein NDL2-like isoform X1, whose product is MADSSDSVSIDMESIPFAGKEHIIKTGHGSVSVAVFGDQDKPALITYPDLALNYMSCFQGLFFCPEAFCLLLHNFCIYHISPPGHELLQLGADVAGPDEPSLTVDELADQIAEILDYFGLGSVMCLGVTAGAYILTLFALTHPRRVMGLILVSPLCKSPSWTEWLCNKGMSNLLYICGMCGIVKELLLMRYFSKEVRGGVDVPESDIVQSCRRLLCERQSPNVLRFLEAINGRLDISNSLRKLQCRSLIFVGENSPFHSEALHMTSKLDRRFSALVEVQACGSMVTEEQPDAMLIPLEYFLMGYGLFRPSHLSVSPRSPLSPTSIISPELFSPESMGLKLKPIKTRIPGQV
- the LOC121782535 gene encoding protein NDL2-like isoform X2 → MADSSDSVSIDMESIPFAGKEHIIKTGHGSVSVAVFGDQDKPALITYPDLALNYMSCFQGLFFCPEAFCLLLHNFCIYHISPPGHELGADVAGPDEPSLTVDELADQIAEILDYFGLGSVMCLGVTAGAYILTLFALTHPRRVMGLILVSPLCKSPSWTEWLCNKGMSNLLYICGMCGIVKELLLMRYFSKEVRGGVDVPESDIVQSCRRLLCERQSPNVLRFLEAINGRLDISNSLRKLQCRSLIFVGENSPFHSEALHMTSKLDRRFSALVEVQACGSMVTEEQPDAMLIPLEYFLMGYGLFRPSHLSVSPRSPLSPTSIISPELFSPESMGLKLKPIKTRIPGQV